One window from the genome of Nicotiana sylvestris chromosome 9, ASM39365v2, whole genome shotgun sequence encodes:
- the LOC138878731 gene encoding uncharacterized protein — protein sequence MDPNEKLGGHPHRMYKSLEFQTCINNCGLIDIGYNGSNFTWCNNRSPRKRIWKKLDRIFVNDLWDQLFQRSSFRHLARTGSDHRPLLMKNLSSTHQHISYFRFLNWWVNIEGFYDIVKESWSTEVTGNPMWILQSKLKTLSKRLSQWSRKEIGDINDAVINWEDKLQELVDVDIEENSKKSREEVNRAHAQYIKWLNLQESMIKQKAQIKWFKEGDKNTNYFHSILG from the coding sequence ATGGATCCTAATGAAAAACTAGGGGGTCATCCACATAGGATGTATAAAAGCTTGGAGTTTCAAACTTGTATCAACAACTGTGGTCTCATTGACATTGGCTATAATGGTTCTAATTTTACTTGGTGCAACAACAGAAGTCCGAGGAAGAGAATTTGGAAGAAGCTTGATAGAATTTTTGTTAATGATCTTTGGGATCAACTATTTCAAAGATCTTCTTTTAGACATCTGGCTAGAACAGGTTCGGATCACAGGCCCCTACTAATGAAGAATCTGAGTTCTACCCACCAACATATTTCTTATTTTAGATTCCTGAATTGGTGGGTTAATATTGAGGGCTTCTACGATATTGTAAAGGAATCATGGAGTACAGAAGTTACAGGGAATCCTATGTGGATCCTTCAAAGTAAACTCAAGACTCTTAGTAAAAGACTTTCCCAATGGTCTAGGAAGGAAATTGGTGATATTAATGATGCTGTTATCAATTGGGAAGATAAACTTCAAGAATTGGTGGACGTAGACATAGAAGAAAATTCTAAAAAGAGTAGAGAAGAGGTCAACAGGGCTCATGCACAGTATATCAAATGGCTTAACCTTCAAGAATCCATGATCAAACAAAAAGCTCAAATAAAGTGGTTTAAAGAAGGGGATAAAAATACCAATTACTTTCACTCTATCCTTGGATAA